In Siniperca chuatsi isolate FFG_IHB_CAS linkage group LG24, ASM2008510v1, whole genome shotgun sequence, the DNA window aatatctTTGAGGTTTGagctgttggttggacaaaacaagacgtttAAAGATTTCACTTTGGATTGAGACACTTTTCTGTCgtgtgtgctgtgtagtggtatgtggacccaaaggcagatgaccaggaagcggtatgaagtagccggatgggtACAGTGTTTaatgggggtgatgtggtttacgggcaagtacaggcagactggtaggcagacaggtaatgaacagacaaaaggcagataggttaccggctggccgtggtggaagcaggggagtgagtccaaggtggcaaacagttcactagggagcaggcaaattacaaaaatccaggatccagccaagaTCTAAGGGAggcaaagaatccaatacaaactcacggtaagaatgccggggaactgggcacaggaaccaggtaccaCAACAGGTGCACCAAAAcggtgacacacacaaaattataCTTCAGCCAAGACCGGATTACCAACAGGGAAAACCTGGTAAGTGCCCCGGGGTCTGAGACCCCCAGGGGCTCCAAAACCTCCAGGTTTACTGTGTGTCAGCATGGTTTATTTCTAACTGCTCGGCCTCAGATCTACAGACTGTCAACAcgtctcttctctcaggtgaCAATCTTCTTCTTAGaaataaacagtagaaattataatcaataaaacatagatattaaacattttatatctctgcaataaaatataatcaagcAAGTGAATAATCTCCGAGGTTGAACTGTTACCGCCTGATGTGGTCGGCGTCTAAACTTTCAATATGACCTTATTGtactaatataataatattaatgtgtATAATAATAACACACCTGTCCAGGTATTCCAGCATAAATGGACTGataaagtgtttgttgtttattttaggaTCAATAACAGTGTGAAGCTTCAGGATGGTTTTTGTAAGATCGATATATTCCCTCAGTGTAAAGTGTGTCGCCTCCTGCTGGATgaactctcttcttctgtggttcaGCTGCTTTAATACATTCAActgcatttttattcattttaatgatattttatttcactctttCTTCCTTTGAAATCTGTTGAGAAATTAAAAAGATTCtgataaacatttatttttcacagcatatatacatatacatatatatatacatatatatatatatatatatatatatatatatatatatatatattaacagtgaagaatgtgtatttatttgcattACAATTAATTTCTTTCCCTCTATCTTTGTAAgtctttgcttttgtttgtgctgttttaaaGCGTCTTAAATACAAATCATCATgatcactattattattattatttcaacaaatagaaacttttctgtgatttaaaagaacCGTAAAAAACTACACACGTTCTTTAATGAATGCTGTAAAATGGTTCTATATAGAACCTACAATGGTTCAGTGTAGAATCTATTGTTTTTTGAATGTAGTCTGGTTTCTACTGAGACCCTTTGATCtctgttgggggggggggtcagggAGTGGGGTGTTCTCCTCAGCAGCCAATGGGAGGCCCAATGGGTGGAGTTTGGAATCAACACAACCAATAGAGATCTTTGGGGGGCGGGGCTTCATATGTCactccacattcacacagtttgGTCCTGATTCTTCATCCAGAGTACTGCGTCTGTAGCAGAGTACTACTACAGAGTACTACCTGTACTGGATGTAGTACTCCTCTCTCCACAGtatacttcttcttcttcttcttcttcttcttcttctctgacagCAGATGGACTCAGTAGCGCCCCCCAGCCTCTCTGCGGTCTCTGTCTTATCtctgttagcatgtagctccCAGGTGTTGGTTGCTGTTCTGCTAACACGCAGGTACGGTGGGCGGAGCTCAGCAGAGGACAGGTGGATCCTACTGTGGCTCTTCTATGATGTCATCGTCCACCTCACACTGGTATGACCAATCAGGACCAGTTTCATACGTCTTTATCTTCCCCTCACTTAttatttggttgtttgttttactgttttttgtcTGTGCGTCCTCAGGAAGGTCCGTTTGTCTACATGTCTCTggttgtttgttagtcagtttgtttattatttgttgtttattgtttatgtttgtgttgtctGTGCGTCCTCAGGAAGGTCCGTTTGTCTACATGTCTCTGGTTGGGACGGTGGAGACGTCTGACGGTCCGCTGGCTGAACTCTGTGAGTTTCACttttcagattctttacttcaTTTCCAGTTTAAACTTTTTAATACAGTTTTACTTAAGTGACTTTTTAATGGCAGGACTTtaactctctgtctgtccacctgtctgtctctctctccacctgtctgtctctctctccacctgtctgtctccctctccacctgtctgtctctctctcctcctgtctgtctccctctccacctgtctctctgtctccacctgtctgtctctctccacctgtccctctccacctgtctgtctctctctccacctgtctgtctccctctccacctgtccctctccacctgtctctctgtctccacctgtctgtctctctccacctgtctgtctccctctccacctgtctctctctcctcctgtctgtctctcttcacctgtctgtctccctctccacctgtctctctctcctcctgtctgtctccctctccacctgtctgtccccctccacctgtctgtgtctctgtaggGAAGGAGTATGGTAAAGCTGATGGTCGCTGGCTGGTTTCTGATCCAATGATCGTCTCGATAGAAATTCTGACCGTCGTCCTCGACTCTCTGCTCGCTCTGCTGCTGATACACGCAGTACTGAAGGACaagtactacaggtaatactACAACAAGTATTACaggtaatactactactacaggtaataccacagcaagtactacaggtaataccacagcaagtactacaggtaataccacagcaagtactacaggtaatactACAACAAGTATTACaggtaatactactactacaggtaataccacagcaagtactacaggtaataccacagcaagtactacaggtaatactACAACAAGTATCACagttaatactactactacaggtaataccacagcaagtactacaggtaataccacagcaagtactacaggtaatactactactactacaggtaataccacagcaagtactacaggtaataccacaacaagtactacaggtaatactACAACAAGTATTACaggtaatactactactacaggtaataccacagcaagtactacaggtaatactactactacaggtaATACTACAACAGGTACTACaggtaatactactactaaagGTAATACTACAACaagtactacaggtaatactactactacaggtaataccacagcaagtactacaggtaatactactactacaggtaataccacagcaagtactacaggtaatactACAACAAGTATTACaggtaatactactactacaggtaataccacagcaagtactacaggtaatactactactacaggtaataccacagcaagtactacaggtaatactACAACAAGTATTACaggtaatactactactacaggtaataccacagcaagtacta includes these proteins:
- the ebpl gene encoding emopamil-binding protein-like is translated as MDSVAPPSLSAVSVLSLLACSSQVLVAVLLTRRYGGRSSAEDRWILLWLFYDVIVHLTLEGPFVYMSLVGTVETSDGPLAELWKEYGKADGRWLVSDPMIVSIEILTVVLDSLLALLLIHAVLKDKYYRHFLQIALSVCELYGGWMTFCPDWLVGSPNLNTSSWLYLWVYLVFFNGVWVLVPVLLLVQSWFSLRRLHALRPDENNDILKRKKM